DNA sequence from the Streptomyces sp. MST-110588 genome:
ACCTGAACTTCGACATGATCGGCTCACCGAACCCCGGCTACTTCGTCTACGACGACGAGCCGCGGCTGGAGAAGGTCTTCAAGGACTGGTTCGCGGCCAAGAACATCGCCACCGAGATCGAGACGGAGGGCGACGGCCGTTCGGACCACGCCCCCTTCAAGGAGGCGGGCGTCCCGGTCGGCGGCCTGTTCTCCGGCGCGGAGCGCGTCAAGACCGACGAGCAGGCGAAGAAGTGGGGCGGCACGGCGGGCAAGCCGTTCGACCCCTGCTACCACGCCGCCTGCGACACGGCCCGGAACATCGACGAGACCGCGCTGGACAACAACAGCGACGCCATCGCCGACGCCCTGTGGAAGCTCAGCTCCTGACGCTCCGTCAGCAGCCGTGACGCGCTCAGCCCTCGCGGCCCGGTTGCCGGTTCCCGGCGGCCGGGCCGCGGTGCTCGGCCGCGGCGGAGCCGTGGTGCTGCGCCGCGATGCCGAAGCGGTGCCGTTCGCCGGCAGCGGACGGCAACTGCCGCACCGAGGAGACCGTGCTGATCACCTGCTCGTTCCCGGCCGCCACCTCTGCCTCGACCGCTTCGAGTCGTTGCAGGTCGGCGGCGGACACCAGCGCCACCAGGGGCTTCCCGTGGCGCGTGACGACCACCCGCTCGTCGCCGTAGACGACGCGGTTGATCAGATCCGCGAGCTCTGCACGGGCTTGCGTCACCGGAATCTCGTAGGTCATGCTCACAGTTTATGTGTCCATGGCCGTGGACGGTCCGGCGTACGCCGTGCCCCTGCTCGCCCCCGGCCCGGCGGTCGTGGCGCAGGCCGGCGGTCAGGGATCGGACCGCTCCTTGGGACGGGGCTTGGCACGTACGTGCATGCGCTCGCCCTGGCGGCCGAAGAGGCTGAGAACCTCGACGGGGCCGTCACCGGCGCTGCCGAACCAGTGCGGCAACCGGGTGTCGAACTCGGCCACCTCCCCCGGCCCCATGACCAGGTCGTGGTCGGCCAGGACCAGACGCAGCCGGCCCGCCAGGACGTACAGCCACTCGTACCCCTCGTGGGTGCGCGGGTCCGGCGTGTTCCGCTCGGCCGGTATGACCATCTTGTAGGTCTGGAGCGGCCCGGGGTGCCGGGTCAGCGGCACCACGGTGTTGCCGTGTACGCGCTGGGGCGTCAGGCGGACCCGGGGGTCACCGACCGCGGGGGCG
Encoded proteins:
- a CDS encoding XRE family transcriptional regulator, giving the protein MDHSPAIARALTEVGPRLKRLRTQRGVTLAALSEATGISKSTLSRLESGLRRPSLELLLPLAQAHQVALDELVGAPAVGDPRVRLTPQRVHGNTVVPLTRHPGPLQTYKMVIPAERNTPDPRTHEGYEWLYVLAGRLRLVLADHDLVMGPGEVAEFDTRLPHWFGSAGDGPVEVLSLFGRQGERMHVRAKPRPKERSDP
- a CDS encoding type II toxin-antitoxin system Phd/YefM family antitoxin, translating into MTYEIPVTQARAELADLINRVVYGDERVVVTRHGKPLVALVSAADLQRLEAVEAEVAAGNEQVISTVSSVRQLPSAAGERHRFGIAAQHHGSAAAEHRGPAAGNRQPGREG